One window from the genome of Trabulsiella odontotermitis encodes:
- the mnmE gene encoding tRNA uridine-5-carboxymethylaminomethyl(34) synthesis GTPase MnmE: protein MSHNDTIIAQATPPGRGGVGILRISGLKARNVAQAVLGKLPKPRYADYLPFKDADGTALDQGIALWFPGPNSFTGEDVLELQGHGGPVILDLLLKRILTLPGVRIAKPGEFSERAFLNDKLDLAQAEAIADLIDASSEQAARSALNSLQGAFSARVNHLVEALTHLRIYVEAAIDFPDEEIDFLSDGKIEAQLNAVIADLDAVRAEARQGSLLREGMKVVIAGRPNAGKSSLLNALAGREAAIVTDIAGTTRDVLREHIHIDGMPLHIIDTAGLRDASDEVERIGIERAWQEIEQADRVLFMVDGTTTDAVDPADIWPDFIARLPAKLPITVVRNKADVTGETLGFSEVNNHSLIRLSARTGEGVDTLRNHLKQSMGFETNMEGGFLARRRHLQALEEAANHLQQGKAQLLGAWAGELLAEELRLAQHNLSEITGEFTSDDLLGRIFSSFCIGK, encoded by the coding sequence ATGAGCCATAACGACACAATCATCGCCCAGGCAACCCCACCGGGACGCGGTGGTGTGGGCATCCTGCGCATCTCCGGCCTGAAAGCGCGGAATGTCGCTCAGGCCGTGCTGGGCAAACTGCCAAAGCCGCGCTACGCCGATTATCTGCCGTTCAAAGATGCTGACGGTACCGCGCTGGATCAGGGCATCGCGCTGTGGTTTCCCGGCCCGAACTCTTTTACCGGTGAAGACGTACTGGAATTGCAGGGTCATGGCGGCCCGGTGATCCTCGACCTGTTGCTCAAACGTATTCTGACGCTGCCGGGCGTACGCATCGCAAAGCCGGGCGAGTTTTCCGAACGCGCCTTTCTTAACGATAAGCTCGATTTAGCCCAGGCAGAGGCGATTGCCGACCTGATTGACGCCAGTTCAGAACAAGCGGCACGTTCCGCCCTGAACTCATTGCAGGGGGCGTTTTCTGCCCGTGTTAATCATTTAGTGGAAGCACTTACTCACCTGCGAATCTACGTGGAAGCCGCCATCGATTTTCCGGATGAAGAGATAGACTTTCTCTCCGACGGCAAAATCGAAGCCCAACTCAACGCGGTTATCGCCGATCTCGATGCGGTACGTGCCGAGGCCCGTCAGGGCAGCCTGCTGCGTGAAGGAATGAAAGTCGTGATTGCCGGTCGCCCGAACGCCGGGAAATCGAGCCTCCTGAACGCGCTGGCCGGTCGCGAAGCGGCAATCGTTACGGATATTGCGGGCACGACCCGCGACGTACTGCGCGAGCATATTCATATTGACGGCATGCCACTGCACATCATTGATACCGCCGGGCTGCGCGACGCCAGTGACGAAGTGGAGCGCATTGGTATCGAACGCGCCTGGCAGGAAATCGAACAGGCAGACCGTGTGTTGTTTATGGTGGATGGCACCACCACCGATGCCGTCGACCCTGCCGATATCTGGCCTGATTTTATTGCCCGTCTGCCCGCGAAGCTGCCGATCACCGTGGTGCGTAACAAAGCAGACGTCACCGGCGAAACGCTGGGCTTCAGCGAAGTGAATAACCACTCACTGATTCGCCTCTCGGCACGAACCGGGGAAGGTGTGGACACGCTGCGTAATCATCTCAAACAGAGTATGGGCTTTGAAACCAACATGGAAGGGGGTTTTCTGGCTCGTCGTCGCCACTTACAGGCGCTGGAAGAAGCGGCAAACCATCTGCAACAGGGCAAAGCGCAGTTGCTCGGCGCCTGGGCAGGCGAACTGCTGGCCGAAGAGCTGCGTCTGGCACAACACAACTTAAGCGAGATCACCGGTGAATTTACCTCGGATGATCTGCTGGGTCGTATTTTCTCCAGTTTCTGTATTGGTAAGTAA
- a CDS encoding 4'-phosphopantetheinyl transferase family protein produces the protein MATHFARGILSDEHLASVRLPSTVHHAARRLPEHRRARFMGSRALLAELMFMLYGTSELPEIITQPNGKPVFADAELPAFSVSYTGNIVGVALATEGNCGLDMELQHTSIPEAYPFTRNENLWIANQNDPHEAQTQLVVLRQSVLKMTGHATQDSPRLLQLLPGSGRLRSAEVMQIEAICDAEDILVWSVAASPAIEKLNLWEFHSKNGWGSLPDAQTRANEPATRLMRFTSLPAEKALIIN, from the coding sequence ATGGCCACTCACTTTGCACGAGGCATCCTCAGCGACGAGCACCTCGCTTCGGTACGACTGCCGTCAACCGTTCACCATGCGGCACGACGGCTACCGGAGCATCGACGTGCGCGTTTTATGGGATCGCGTGCGCTCCTGGCTGAACTGATGTTCATGCTGTACGGCACCAGTGAACTGCCGGAAATCATCACGCAGCCTAACGGAAAACCTGTTTTTGCTGATGCGGAACTGCCCGCGTTTTCGGTTTCTTATACCGGCAATATTGTCGGCGTGGCGCTGGCAACAGAGGGAAACTGTGGCCTCGACATGGAACTGCAGCACACCAGCATTCCGGAAGCTTACCCCTTCACCCGTAATGAGAACCTGTGGATCGCCAATCAAAACGATCCTCATGAGGCGCAAACCCAACTGGTCGTCCTGCGCCAGAGCGTGTTAAAGATGACCGGTCACGCCACGCAGGATTCCCCCCGTTTATTACAACTGCTTCCCGGTTCGGGCCGTTTACGCTCCGCTGAGGTCATGCAGATTGAGGCGATTTGCGATGCCGAAGACATTCTGGTGTGGTCAGTTGCCGCCAGCCCGGCCATCGAAAAGCTCAATCTGTGGGAATTCCATAGTAAAAATGGCTGGGGCAGCCTGCCGGATGCGCAGACCCGCGCGAATGAGCCCGCCACACGTCTGATGCGATTTACCAGCCTGCCTGCCGAAAAAGCCCTTATAATCAACTGA